One genomic segment of Chloroflexota bacterium includes these proteins:
- a CDS encoding YaiI/YqxD family protein, producing MRILVDADACPVKEQIYKVATRYGLPVVVVSNTWMRVPEQDSITLVQVNGGLDVADDWIAEETTADDIVATADLPLAGRVIDKGALCIDFRGREFTPDAVGGLLASREIASYLRGFGEYTGGPPPLNARDRGKFAGKLDEVVNRRLRERRNGR from the coding sequence GTGAGAATCCTGGTGGATGCGGATGCCTGCCCCGTCAAAGAGCAGATCTACAAGGTCGCTACCCGCTACGGGCTGCCGGTCGTCGTCGTCTCGAACACCTGGATGCGCGTCCCCGAGCAGGACAGCATCACGCTGGTGCAGGTCAACGGCGGCCTCGACGTCGCCGACGACTGGATCGCCGAGGAGACGACGGCAGACGACATCGTCGCCACGGCAGATCTGCCGCTGGCCGGCCGCGTGATCGACAAGGGCGCGCTCTGCATCGACTTCCGGGGGCGAGAGTTCACCCCAGACGCCGTCGGAGGACTGCTCGCCAGCCGGGAGATCGCATCCTACCTGCGCGGCTTCGGCGAGTACACGGGCGGGCCGCCGCCGCTCAACGCGCGCGACCGGGGCAAGTTCGCGGGCAAGTTGGACGAGGTCGTCAACCGGCGCTTGCGCGAGCGCCGAAACGGCCGCTAA
- a CDS encoding TrmB family transcriptional regulator: MAVDLLQRIGLNKYEAEAYLALLADGPLTGYELGKRSSVPLSKSYEVLERLTRRGLALVQPGDPPRYLAERPERVLARTRAEQEAVLGELAEQLASIQQPDPADGFWVLRGRHNVLTRAGAAIDEAHAEVVIGRPGSGSAPDVEIDAALERARTRGCRVVEHRLSPPDGQSAPVIVLVDGRESLAGTLAPADHCQAVVSANPALALAIRGACAGQPSPAVRLTQPAAAVGDNGGWLDWEARKHQQLRRTGGGGRVA, translated from the coding sequence GTGGCGGTCGATCTGCTCCAGCGCATCGGGCTCAACAAGTACGAGGCCGAGGCCTACCTCGCCCTCCTCGCCGATGGTCCCCTGACCGGCTATGAGCTTGGCAAACGTTCGAGCGTGCCGCTCTCCAAGAGTTACGAGGTGCTGGAGCGGCTGACTCGGCGGGGGCTGGCCCTGGTGCAGCCGGGAGATCCGCCACGCTACCTCGCCGAGCGCCCCGAGCGGGTGCTGGCCCGGACCCGCGCCGAGCAGGAGGCCGTGCTCGGGGAGCTTGCCGAGCAACTGGCGAGCATCCAGCAGCCAGACCCCGCTGACGGGTTCTGGGTGCTGCGCGGCCGGCACAACGTGCTGACCCGGGCCGGCGCAGCCATCGACGAGGCCCATGCCGAGGTCGTGATCGGGCGGCCCGGCTCGGGCAGCGCCCCGGACGTCGAGATTGACGCCGCGCTGGAGCGGGCACGGACGCGCGGCTGCCGGGTGGTCGAGCACCGGCTCTCCCCCCCCGACGGCCAGTCCGCGCCCGTCATCGTGCTGGTGGATGGCCGCGAGTCGCTCGCCGGGACGCTGGCCCCGGCCGATCACTGTCAGGCCGTCGTGAGCGCCAACCCGGCCCTGGCTCTGGCGATTCGTGGGGCCTGCGCCGGGCAGCCATCACCGGCCGTCCGTTTGACCCAGCCGGCGGCGGCCGTCGGCGACAACGGTGGCTGGCTGGACTGGGAGGCCAGAAAGCACCAGCAGCTTCGGCGGACGGGCGGTGGCGGGCGCGTCGCCTGA
- a CDS encoding adenosylhomocysteinase: MSFDIANPALAATGRGKIRWAARHMPVLGSIREELAATRPLVGQRIAASLHITTETAVLLGALRAGGAEIALCASNPLSTKDDVCAALVADDGIDVHAWHGEDLPTYERHLNAVLATDPHLVVDDGADLIAALHQRGDIGSTVAGIEETTTGVIRVRALAAEGGLRFPVIGLNDTPTKRLFDNRYGTGQNTLDGILRATNIMLAGSTFVVAGYGWCGRGIAARARGMGARVIVSEVNATRALEAVMDGFEVLPMTEAVPLGDLFVTATGMAGVIRAEHFALMKDGAILANSGHFDVEVEVAALREQAGAEIEIRPNLAEFRLPNGKAIYLLAQGRLVGQVAAEASPASVMDLSFAGLALSARYLLERAATLAPGVHDVPAALDEQVATRKLAAIGVRLDTLDENQEAYARSWTVGTLAQSVA, translated from the coding sequence ATGTCGTTCGATATCGCCAACCCCGCCCTGGCCGCCACCGGCCGCGGCAAGATCCGCTGGGCGGCCCGCCACATGCCGGTCCTCGGCTCGATCCGCGAGGAGCTGGCGGCCACGCGTCCGCTCGTCGGCCAGCGGATCGCGGCCTCGCTGCACATCACCACCGAGACCGCCGTGCTGCTCGGGGCGTTGCGGGCGGGCGGGGCCGAGATCGCACTGTGCGCGTCAAACCCGCTGTCCACCAAGGATGATGTCTGCGCCGCCCTGGTCGCCGACGACGGCATCGACGTCCACGCCTGGCACGGCGAGGACCTCCCGACCTACGAGCGCCACCTGAACGCCGTGCTCGCAACCGACCCGCACCTCGTCGTCGACGACGGCGCGGACCTGATCGCGGCGCTCCACCAGCGGGGTGACATCGGCTCGACAGTTGCCGGCATCGAGGAGACCACCACCGGCGTGATTCGGGTGCGGGCGCTGGCGGCTGAGGGTGGTCTGCGCTTCCCGGTCATCGGCCTGAACGACACGCCGACCAAGCGCCTGTTCGACAATCGGTACGGGACCGGCCAGAACACGCTGGACGGCATCCTCCGTGCGACGAACATCATGTTGGCTGGCTCAACGTTCGTGGTGGCCGGGTACGGCTGGTGCGGCCGGGGGATCGCCGCCCGGGCGCGAGGCATGGGGGCGCGCGTGATCGTCTCCGAGGTCAACGCGACTCGGGCGCTCGAAGCCGTGATGGACGGGTTCGAGGTGCTCCCGATGACCGAGGCCGTTCCGTTGGGCGACCTGTTCGTGACGGCAACTGGCATGGCCGGCGTCATCCGCGCCGAGCACTTCGCGCTGATGAAGGACGGGGCGATCCTGGCGAACTCGGGGCATTTTGACGTCGAGGTCGAGGTGGCCGCCCTCCGCGAGCAGGCCGGCGCGGAGATCGAGATTCGCCCGAACCTGGCCGAGTTCCGCCTGCCGAATGGCAAGGCGATCTACCTGCTGGCCCAGGGGCGGCTCGTCGGGCAAGTGGCCGCCGAGGCCAGCCCCGCCTCGGTGATGGATCTCAGCTTTGCCGGGCTGGCCCTGAGCGCGCGCTACCTGCTGGAGCGTGCGGCCACGCTCGCGCCGGGCGTCCATGACGTGCCGGCCGCGCTCGACGAACAGGTGGCCACGCGCAAGCTGGCGGCCATCGGCGTGCGCCTGGACACGCTCGACGAGAACCAGGAGGCGTACGCCCGCTCCTGGACGGTCGGCACGCTGGCCCAGTCCGTCGCCTGA